CGGCAGGTCGCGCTCTTCCACCGCAATGCCGAGCTCGCCGGCCAGCGTCATCACCGACTCGCGCGTGATGCCGGCCAGGATGCCGGCGCTGGTCGGCGGGGTAAGCAGCTTGCCGTTCTTCACCAGGAACAGGTTTTCGCCGGCGCCTTCGCTCAGCAGGCCGTTATGGCCCAGCGCGATGCCTTCGGCATAGCCGCCGCGACGCGCTTCGAGCGCGATCAGCTGGCTGCTCAGGTAATTGCCGCCGGCCTTGGCCCAGCTGGGGAAGGTGTTCGGCGCGGGGCGATGCCACGAGGACACGCACACATCGGCGCCGTGTTCGATCGCGTCACCGAGATACGCACCCCATTCCAGCGCCATGATCGCCACATCCACCGGCGAATCGGCCTTGGGCAGCACGCCCAGGCCGCCCGCGCCACGGAACACGATCGGGCGCACGTAGGCCGACCTCATGCGGTTGGCGCGGATCACTTCCTGGCACGCCGCGTTGATCTCGTCTTCGCTGTAGCCGATCTCGATCTCGTACACGCGGGCCGACTCGAACAGGCGGCGCGTGTGGTCGGCGAGGCGGAAGTAGGCGGGGCCTTGCGGCGTGGCGTAGACGCGCTCGCCTTCGAAGACCGAGGAGCCGTAGTGCAGGGCGTGAGTGCTGACGTGGACCGTGGCCTCGGTCCAGGGTTTGATCTGGCCGTTGTGCCAGAGAAAAGAGGTTGTCATCTCGGGGCTCCTCGGTATTACAGGCTGGCGACCGCAGCCCGTTGCGATGCGGGCTGTTGTCGTTCGATGCGGTTGACGATGGCGAGCGCGGCGTGCGCGGTCGCTTCGATGATGTCGGTGCTGATGCCGTTGCCGCGCCAGTCGCGCTCGGCGTGGCGCGCGGTGAGCTGGGCCTGGCCCTGCGCGTCGCCGCCTTCGCTGACGGCGCGCACCTGGAACTGGGTGACGTCGAGCGTGGTGCCGGTGGCGCGTTCGATCGCGCGCAGCACCGCGTCGACCGGGCCGTCGCCGATGGCGGCCTCGCCCACTTCGCTGCCGTTGTCATGCGTGAGCTTCACCGACGCCGACGCGCTGCCGCCCAGGTGCGAATTGGTGTTGAGGTGCACCAGGCGCCACGGGCCGGTCGCTTCGGGATCCATGCCCAGTGCGATCGCTTCCAGGTCTTCGTCGTGCACTTCGCGCTTCTTGTCGGCCAACGCCTTGAAGCGCGCGAAGATGCCGTCCATCGCGGCTTCTTCCACCTCATGGCCCATGGCCAGCAGGCGCTGGCGCAGCGCGTGGCGGCCGGAATGCTTGCCGAGCACCAGCTTGGTTTCGCCCATGCCCACGTCCTGCGGACGCATGATTTCGTAGGTGCCGCGATGCTTCAGCATGCCGTGCTGGTGGATGCCGGACTCATGCGCGAAGGCGTTGTCGCCCACCACGGCCTTGTTGCGCGCCACGACCTGGCCGGTCAGCTGGGTCAGCAGGCGCGAGGTGGGATAGAGCTTGCGCGCATCAATGCCGGTGTCGACGCCGAAGTAGGCGCCGCGCACGCGCAGCGCCATCACCACTTCCTCCATCGAGGCGTTGCCGGCGCGCTCGCCGATGCCGTTGACGGTGCATTCCACCTGCCGCGCGCCAGCGGCGAC
The window above is part of the Dyella jiangningensis genome. Proteins encoded here:
- a CDS encoding branched-chain amino acid transaminase, whose amino-acid sequence is MTTSFLWHNGQIKPWTEATVHVSTHALHYGSSVFEGERVYATPQGPAYFRLADHTRRLFESARVYEIEIGYSEDEINAACQEVIRANRMRSAYVRPIVFRGAGGLGVLPKADSPVDVAIMALEWGAYLGDAIEHGADVCVSSWHRPAPNTFPSWAKAGGNYLSSQLIALEARRGGYAEGIALGHNGLLSEGAGENLFLVKNGKLLTPPTSAGILAGITRESVMTLAGELGIAVEERDLPREALYTADEIFMTGTAAEITPVRSVDRKQVGAGRPGDVTRALQKAFFGLFDGTTTDKWDWLTPVQVEAAQEAA
- a CDS encoding 2-isopropylmalate synthase, producing MTPETTSTESSDVGDVVAERVRIFDTTLRDGEQAPGFSMDRRAKLRMAHALEALGVDVLEAGFPSASPDDFASVSEIARVLRGPTVAGLARCHDGDIDACGRALEAARHARIHLFLSTSPLHREHKLNMSKQQVIDTACAAIERAKQLCHEVEFSAEDAMRTEPEYLVEVFSAAIAAGATTVNVPDTVGYTTPVEMAERIAYLRKHVRGADTVIFSTHCHDDLGMAVANSLAGVAAGARQVECTVNGIGERAGNASMEEVVMALRVRGAYFGVDTGIDARKLYPTSRLLTQLTGQVVARNKAVVGDNAFAHESGIHQHGMLKHRGTYEIMRPQDVGMGETKLVLGKHSGRHALRQRLLAMGHEVEEAAMDGIFARFKALADKKREVHDEDLEAIALGMDPEATGPWRLVHLNTNSHLGGSASASVKLTHDNGSEVGEAAIGDGPVDAVLRAIERATGTTLDVTQFQVRAVSEGGDAQGQAQLTARHAERDWRGNGISTDIIEATAHAALAIVNRIERQQPASQRAAVASL